GCTGCGTGCACTCAGCAGGATGGTGCCTCCTTTGTTGATGATGCCGCCGACCGAACGGTTATCCAAAGGGATCATGTCCCCCTCCATCATGCCTCGATAACCCCGGCATATTCCCGTCACTTGCAAACCGTGATAGATCGCCGTGCGAACCACCGCACGGATGCAGGCATTCAATCCTGACACGTCTCCACCTGTGGTCATTACGCCGATTCTTTTCATAGCGAGTACCCTCTTATCTTCCTGAGTTAAACGATTCTTGACTCGACCGTGTGTCAGGCACCCGTCGTGAAGCATGCTTCTGCCCAGCCTCTGGTGCCTGACACCCCTGCGGACTCCTGACTAAACTACCGATTAGTTCATCTGGATTCAGAGTAAGTCGACACAACTGGATAAAAATTCTTGCAGTAGCCAGGGCATCTCCCAAGGCGCGGTGTCTTTTATTTTCTTGGAGCCGGATTTCAAAGTGACGCATGAGTGAATCCAGGCTACAGGAACGTAATTCAGGAACAAGACGGCGGGCCATGCGCACCGTGCATAAGTGATCGGGACGCCGCACTTGGCCTGCGCGTTCGAATTCCGCGCTAATGAACCGGAAATCAAAAGGCGCATTGTGCGCCACCATAAGCCCTCGATCTAAAAACTCGCCCACGGGCGCAGCCACTTGCTCAAAACGCGGGGCGCCCCGGAGCATTTCACTCCGGATCCCGGTAATACCCGTAATAAAGGAAGGAATAGGACAGCCCGGGTCAATCAAGGTGGTATAGGTGTCAGTCACCTTGGAGCCGCGCACCTCAACCATGCCGATCTCAATGACCCGGCATCGGTCTGCGCCCAAACCCGTGGTCTCCAAATCCAAAATCACAAAAGAATCAGGCAAAAAAGTCTCAGCCATCGGCCTATGTTACCACGTGTTTCACGGTGCCAGGCACTGGTGCCTGGCACCGGTGCCTGGCACCGTGAAACAGCGAGACCTGTCCCTGGAGCTTGACAAGGGACAGACATCCGTCTAGTCTATTTTCCCCTGGTTTGGAGGCAGCCGGCTCATGATCCGCTCAATCGTTCATCTCAAAATCCCCCATTTCTATGTGCAGGCTGAATGCCTCCAAAATCCCCGCCTACGCCAACGCCCGGTGGTCATCAGCCCCCTGAGTGCGGAACGGGCCGTCATCCTCGCTGTTTCCCCACAAGCCGCCTCCTGGGGCATCCGCAAGGGCATGCTCCTTGCCCAAGCCACCAAAATCTGCCCGGATCTAAAGGTGCTCCCGCCCACACCCCAGCTCTACCAAAAGCTCTCCGAACGCCTCCTTCAACGGGCCCACCGAATCACCCCAATCACCGAACCCACGCGCCCGGGCCGGCTTTTTTTGGACCTGACCGGAACTCAGGGCCTCTGGGGCCCCCCGCAAGACGCGGCCTGGAAGTTTCACAAAGAACTGCGTTCGGACTGGGGACTCTTCGGCGCGTTTGGGATTGCCGGTAATAAACTGGTTAGCCGCATTGCTTCCCAGGTAAGCCCCCCGCTCAAGCAAGAACTCGTCCAGGTGCCCGAGGGAGAAGAGGCCGCATTCCTCAGCCCCTGGCCTGTTTCCCTCTTACCCACGATCAAGCAACACCACTTTGAGGAACTGATCGAGGAACTTAATCTGCAGCGCATCCGCCAAGTGGCCTGCATCCAAACCCAACGTCTGCGCACGGTCTTCGGCCCTTCAGCCGACCGGCTCCGGCGGGAATCCCACGGCATTGATCACACAGCTGTGCACCTGCAGGATCAGATGGAAGCCCTCACACAGGAGCACCACTTTAAAAACGACACCAATGATTGGGAACGACTCACCCTTCAAGTATGTCAACTCGTGCGCGATGCCGCGCGGCAATTGCGGCTCAAGAATCGCGCCTGCCAACGGGTGCGCTTATTTTTGCGCTACACCGATATGCAGGAGGCCCAAAACACCCAGCCCATGGCCTATCCCAGTTTTTGGGATACGGAAATCGAGCCCCGCGCCTTAGAAGCCCTCAAGCGCGCCCGCAAACGCCGCACGCGCATCCGCTACATGGCCCTCTCTTTGGAGGCACTCAAGCGTATCGGAGATGTGGGGGCCACTGCTGCGGTCTCCTCTCTAGACCATTGCAAGGACGGAATGGATTTGGAAAAACGGCAGAAGATCACCCGGGCCCTCGATAAAATTCGAGAACGCTTCGGCGAGGGAGTTGCGGACTATGCGTCCACTCACCGTCATCCCGGGCGCACATCTCGTCATCCCGCGCGCAGCGAAGGGATCTTTGCAGAACAAAGATCCCCGCGTCGCTCCGCTCCTCGTGATGACGGACTCAGCTCCGTTCGCAATGACGGAGCCTGCTCAACACCATGACAGACTTCACTCATCTTCATGTGCATTCAACCTATTCGCCCATGCGCGGCACCAGCACAGTGACTGCTTTATTGGAGAAGGCGCAAAGCCTGGGGCAAAAACACCTCGCCCTCACGGACACCAATGGACTCTACGGAGCCGTGCGCTTTGTGAGCGAGGCTCAAAACTACGGGATCCGACCCCTACTCGGCGCAGAGTTGATCACAGACCACGAAAGCGCCCTGGCCCTGATCCGTAACGAAGAAGGCTATTCCCATCTGTGCCAAATCCTTTCGGACCGGCACGCGGACACAACATTCTCTCTTATCCAGGCCCTGGAACGTTGGCGAGGCGGGCTGGTCATTATCTCGGATTGCGAGCCGCTCCTGCGCCGCCTGTGCCGGGGTTCCAGAAAGGATCTCTATGCGGAACTTTCGCCTGGATATCACATGCACGCTGCTCTAAGCCTGGCCGCAGAACTGCGCCTACCCCCTGTGGCCACCAACCGCGTACATTTTGCCGAGGCCCCGGAATATTCCCTGCACCGTTTGCTGCGTGCCATTGATCTCAACACCACGCTCTCTGAACTCCCTGAATCCGAACTCTGCCTGCCCACCTGCGATCTCAAACCTCTGCAAACCCTGGCCCCTTTTTACGACCATGCACCCCAAGCCTTAAGCAACACGCAGCGCATTGCCCAAGACTGCATGACCGAGTGGGACTTCCCCGAACTTCTGCATCCTTCGGGAGAGGACTCCGCTCTAACCGGCAACTTCGAGATGCTCAAACAAAAGACTTATGCCGGGGCACAAAGGCGTTACGGCAAAGTGACGCCCGAGGTCTTTGAGCGCGTCCATAAGGAATTCGACATCATCCGGCAAAAACACATGGCCCCGTATTTTTTGACTGTCGAGGACGTTGTCCGGCACTATCCCATCACCTGCGGGCGCGGCAGCGCAGCCTCCTCGATTGTGGCCTATTGTCTGGGTGTCACTCATGTGGATCCCATTGCCCACAAGCTTTTCTTGGAGCGCTTCATCAATTTGGAGCGGCTGGATCCGCCGGACATTGACGTGGACTTCCCTTGGGACGAACGCGATAACGTGCTGGACCGTCTATTTTGGAAATACTCCAGCCGCCGCACAGCCATGGTCTGCAATCACATCACCTTTAAGGCCCGATCGGCCATTCGCGAGGTGGCCAAGGTTTATGGAATTCCTGAAGTGGAAATCGCGCGCGTCACCAAACGGATCTCTTCCTTCATTAAGGCGGCCGGCATTCACGAGCACCTCAAAAACCATCCCCTTTGCAGAGACCTCCAA
This genomic window from Candidatus Omnitrophota bacterium contains:
- a CDS encoding 3'-5' exonuclease, yielding MAETFLPDSFVILDLETTGLGADRCRVIEIGMVEVRGSKVTDTYTTLIDPGCPIPSFITGITGIRSEMLRGAPRFEQVAAPVGEFLDRGLMVAHNAPFDFRFISAEFERAGQVRRPDHLCTVRMARRLVPELRSCSLDSLMRHFEIRLQENKRHRALGDALATARIFIQLCRLTLNPDELIGSLVRSPQGCQAPEAGQKHASRRVPDTRSSQESFNSGR